The following proteins are encoded in a genomic region of Fusarium oxysporum f. sp. lycopersici 4287 chromosome 1, whole genome shotgun sequence:
- a CDS encoding striatin Pro11 yields the protein MGPNAGNGVGGLEMGPMMQGNGSNIPQATEYTLQGVMRFLQTEWHRHERDRNSWEIEKQEMKGRIANLEGQARRADATQRVLRKYVTMLERKVKEQTAQLQGQEAVDAETAAKNDRAAKIQEKLRSTLEDMPVPGVDGVNYEKLDRGDEEAQRQDLKTFLDQCQSEFMYLMITPANPQPPRESPPLPIMEDLREVEAFGMPAPQQQFQLPTRNAQNHAQEMNSRVSQQNHAPHGQNQQQHFGQKQEHQPQPMVRSEHPPVMYQNSNDWPAPVSVTSRPVEDHMSQANHAAEVLGGMDDSAELREKHSAQPENDGWEFPEGTFPEPGNSQPNSQPNRPDTDAFPTADNLPKSPSRRDSSHRRKGSMSRRRSADHELALAAQKAESGNFKLRFGLRGHLDTVRTIIFSGGGSPGEPEICTGGDDGMIKRFHIPRLDGHPGGLAHTASDLDVTANFTHRGHSGAILCLTSWSPSPNFSTGGRAQGDGWIFSGGQDATIRVWERGRVDPKATLEGHTDAVWAICVLPATLGQIFGSSSPYGNTDRILVVSGAADGSVRLWSVSAPPQLSSPQPGTNRAMTGRGGRVRGNSMSSGSGFSNTPQPTIASNSPFNHTLVHNISRSDGSTASPTCITPLGTTGESFVVSYSDAAIIVYDTRTGEQIGNMDSLETYDQSNKTSVNAVVATTIGLDQANQNHSGSIGEEDASAGATGGGRSMAGSGVEGTIISGHEDRFIRFFDANSGQCTYNMIAHPDAISSLSLSPDGRELVSAGHDASLRFWSLEKRTCTQEVTSHRVMRGEGICACVWSQDGKWVVSAGGDGVVKVFAR from the exons ATGGGCCCTAATGCTGGCAACGGCGTGGGCGGCCTGGAGATGGGACCTATGATGCAGGGCAATGGCTCCAACATCCCCCAGGCCACCGAGTACACCCTCCAGGGCGTCATGCGATTCCTGCAGACAGAATGGCACAGACATGAGCGCGATAGGAACTCGTGggagattgagaagcaggagatGAAGGGCCGCATCGCCAACCTTGAGGGTCAGGCGCGGAGGGCGGATGCCACTCAACGCGTGCTGAGGAAATATGTGACTATGCTGGAGCGAAAGGTCAAGGAGCAGACGGCTCAGCTTCAGGGGCAGGAAGCCGTTGATGCAGAGACGGCGGCTAAGAATGATCGGGCTGCTAAGATACAAGAGAAGCTGAGAT CTACTTTGGAGGATATGCCCGTACCCGGTGTCGATGGCGTTAACTATGAGAAGCTCGACAGAGGTGACGAGGAAGCTCAACGACAAGATCTTAAGACGTTCCTTGACCAATGCCAATCCGAATTTATGTACCTTATGATTACCCCCGCGAACCCGCAGCCACCTCGAGAATCCCCCCCGCTACCGATCATGGAGGATCTGCGGGAAGTCGAGGCGTTTGGCATGCCAGCTCCCCAGCAGCAGTTCCAGCTACCAACACGAAATGCTCAGAATCACGCTCAAGAAATGAACTCGAGGGTATCTCAGCAGAATCATGCGCCTCATGGTCAaaaccagcagcagcactTTGGCCAGAAGCAAGAACACCAGCCTCAGCCAATGGTGCGGTCCGAGCATCCACCCGTCATGTATCAAAACTCTAATGACTGGCCCGCACCTGTGTCAGTAACATCCCGACCGGTTGAAGATCACATGTCACAAGCAAACCATGCGGCAGAAGTGCTAGGCGGAATGGATGATTCCGCTGAACTTAGAGAGAAGCACTCTGCACAACCTGAGAACGATGGATGGGAGTTCCCTGAGGGCACATTCCCTGAACCCGGAAACTCCCAGCCCAATTCTCAACCTAACCGCCCTGATACCGATGCTTTCCCTACCGCTGATAACCTCCCTAAGTCGCCGAGCAGACGAGATAGCTCCCACCGACGAAAAGGCTCTATGTCTAGAAGACGAAGTGCCGATCATGAGCTAGCTTTGGCTGCCCAAAAAGCTGAGAGTGGTAATTTCAAGCTCAGATTTGGACTCCGAGGTCATCTCGACACTGTTCGCACAATAATTTTCTCTGGAGGCGGTAGCCCAGGCGAGCCAGAAATCTGTACTGGAGGAGATGACGGTATGATCAAGCGCTTCCACATTCCTCGATTAGACGGTCACCCTGGTGGTCTTGCGCACACAGCGTCAGACCTTGATGTTACAGCCAACTTTACGCACCGTGGTCACTCAGGAGCAATTCTGTGTTTGACATCGTGGTCACCCTCGCCGAATTTCTCAACTGGAGGTCGCGCACAAGGCGACGGCTGGATATTCTCCGGCGGCCAAGATGCGACCATTCGAGTTTGGGAGCGTGGAAGAGTCGATCCTAAGGCGACTCTTGAAGGACATACTGATGCTGTCTGGGCTATCTGTGTTCTGCCAGCAACTCTTGGTCAAATATTCGGAAGCTCAAGTCCTTACGGTAATACGGATCGTATCTTGGTTGTTTCGGGTGCTGCAGACGGCAGTGTTCGTTTGTGGTCAGTGAGCGCGCCTCCTCAGCTGAGCTCACCACAACCTGGAACGAACCGAGCCATGACCGGTCGCGGAGGTAGAGTCCGTGGTAACTCGATGAGCTCCGGCAGTGGATTCTCCAATACTCCCCAACCTACTATCGCCTCCAACTCACCCTTCAACCATACACTTGTACACAACATCTCGAGGTCTGACGGCTCCACCGCCAGTCCGACGTGCATCACACCTCTGGGTACCACTGGAGAGTCGTTCGTTGTTTCGTACTCAGATGCCGCCATTATCGTTTATGATACCCGAACCGGTGAACAAATCGGCAACATGGACAGCCTTGAAACATATGATCAGTCTAACAAGACTAGTGTCAACGCTGTTGTGGCGACGACAATCGGTCTTGATCAGGCTAATCAGAACCACAGTGGTAGCATAGGTGAGGAAGATGCTAGCGCAGGTGCTACTGGAGGTGGACGATCAATGGCTGGCTCAGGTGTTGAGGGGACTATCATTTCTGGCCACGAAGACCGCTTCATCCGGTTCTTCGATGCCAACAGCG GTCAATGTACATATAACATGATTGCTCACCCCGATGCCATCTCCAGCCTTTCCCTCAGCCCCGACGGTCGTGAACTTGTCAGCGCCGGTCATGACGCCTCACTCCGCTTCTGGAGTCTTGAGAAGCGTACCTGCACGCAAGAAGTAACAAGCCACCGCGTGATGCGGGGCGAAGGCATCTGCGCCTGTGTATGGAGTCAAGATGGTAAATGGGTAGTCAGCGCTGGCGGCGACGGCGTGGTAAAGGTGTTTGCACGATAA